One region of Archocentrus centrarchus isolate MPI-CPG fArcCen1 chromosome 6, fArcCen1, whole genome shotgun sequence genomic DNA includes:
- the prr5a gene encoding proline-rich protein 5a produces MLDGLRRRHASRPSPRPLSLNFSTFSPPPPSPDLDSSSEHPIRRTLHRLKLMSSPSLSELGKSEKSSPEDRGEKQKRAGANATWNSIHNAVIAVFQKKGLGDNELYILNEGVRHLLKTELGSFFTEYLQNQLLTKGMVILRDKIRFYEGQKLLDSLAETWDFFFCDVLSMLQAIFHPVQGKEPSVRQLALLHFRNTIVLSVKLEDALSRPRARVPPSVTQMLLILQGVHEPRGVTEEYLRLESLVQKVVSPYLGTHGLYSGNDAEDHCSVLEKPWGWSKAADQPSKNPVVRSKSYNVPLLLTPVAEYDPDANSAGSGGIRRHSACEIISCLEEQGLAYADLAPGSELSGSSSNRLRVDSQFNGIVQAGASAMDLPLLSPSILPLHSSGALHGTEATTTMTDLSKGASSTPPSESSSPETIIGQVLESADSGPDGIFIDFPSHSSEAMGLSHEGRQSTV; encoded by the exons ATGCTTGATGGACTGCGGCGGAGGCACGCCTCCCGGCCCTCTCCTCGACCCCTGTCACTCAACTTTAGCACCTTCTCGCCCCCTCCGCCGAGCCCGGACTTGGACAGCAGCAGTGAGCATCCAATCAGGAG GACTCTGCACCGGCTGAAGTTGATGAGCTCGCCCAGCCTCAGTGAGCTGGGGAAGAGTGAGAAAAGTTCGCCAGAGGACCGAGGTGAGAAGCAGAAGAGGGCAGGAGCCAACGCCACCTGGAACAG CATCCACAATGCTGTGATAGCAGTCTTCCAAAAGAAGGGCTTGGGAGATAATGAACTTTACATCCTTAATGAGGGTGTCCG ACATCTGTTAAAGACTGAGCTGGGATCCTTCTTCACAGAATACCTTCAG AATCAGCTGCTAACAAAAGGCATGGTCATCCTGCGGGACAAAATACGATTCTACGAAG GTCAGAAGTTACTCGACTCTCTGGCAGAGACCTGGGACTTCTTCTTCTGTGATGTTCTCTCAATGCTGCAGGCCATCTTCCACCCAGTTCAG GGTAAGGAGCCTTCTGTCCGACAGCTCGCCCTGCTGCACTTCAGGAACACCATAGTCCTCAGTGTAAAGTTAGAGGATGCCCTGTCTCGACCGCGTGCCCGCGTGCCTCCCTCTGTTACACAAATGCTGCTCATTCTACAG GGGGTCCATGAGCCACGTGGTGTGACCGAGGAATACCTGAGGTTGGAGTCTCTGGTTCAGAAGGTGGTCTCACCCTACCTGGGCACCCATGGGCTTTACTCTGGAAACGATGCTGAAGATCACTGCAGTGTTCTGG AGAAGCCTTGGGGCTGGTCCAAGGCTGCGGATCAACCATCTAAAAACCCTGTGGTACGATCAAAGAGCTacaatgttcctctgctgctgaccCCAGTGGCTGAGTATGACCCAGATGCCAACTCGGCTGGCAGTGGAGGAATTCGGCGTCACTCGGCCTGCGAGATTATATCGTGCCTGGAGGAGCAAGGACTGGCCTACGCTGACCTAGCTCCAGGATCAGAACTGTCTGGCTCCTCCTCCAACAGGCTGCGTGTGGACTCTCAGTTCAATG GTATAGTACAAGCAGGAGCCAGTGCCATGGACTTGCCTCTGCTGTCTCCCTCCATCCTCCCACTTCATTCCTCAGGAGCTCTCCATGGCACCGAGGCCACAACAACAATGACTGATCTCAGTAAGGGAGCATCCTCCACGCCGCCCAGTGAATCATCCAGCCCTGAAACCATAATTGGACAAGTGCTAGAGTCTGCAGACTCAGGCCCAGACGGGATATTTATTGATTTCCCATCTCACTCCTCAGAGGCAATGGGGCTCAGCCATGAGGGCAGGCAGAGCACTGTCTAA
- the rad52 gene encoding DNA repair protein RAD52 homolog isoform X2, which produces MWKVKYTYTAEEYQAVQDALRQKLGPEYISTRVAGGGQKVCYIEGHRVISLANEMFGYNGWSHSISQQNVDFVDLINGKFYVGVSAFVKVQLKDGAFHEDVGYGVSEGLKSKALSLEKARKEAVTDGMKRALKCFGNALGNCILDKEYLLAINKIPRQPPPPLDPVQTKRTEGEPSVEKARFGSLLREESLISAAGPVRTPLEPRVINQNQNHSEDHTPNAADPVPGTKSENISSTDPKQLRKLRQQQLQQKFRREMEAKKLQQKQDQAKSEEAEVTIGRRSSGGVPVFDAGGHELTKPNGSRDVYLADDPELWDFTLHGIEDLDAPAAGPPPRELRPSTPQHHPMQTRSKTPQRTADRPPEAAPYSRGQDQAQFRPQQQSHYQGRPGEASSPYRQGQYMKKRRLDT; this is translated from the exons atgtggaaggtgaag TACACCTACACAGCTGAGGAGTACCAGGCGGTCCAAGACGCTCTGCGACAGAAGCTGGGACCCGAGTACATCAGCACCAGAGTGGCTGGAGGAGGACAGAAG GTATGCTATATCGAAGGCCATCGTGTCATCAGTTTGGCCAATGAAATGTTTGGATACAACGGGTGGTCTCACTCCATTTCCCAGCAGAATGTTG ATTTCGTAGACCTCATCAATGGGAAGTTTTATGTCGGCGTCAGTGCATTTGTTAAAGTGCAGCTCAAG GATGGGGCGTTTCATGAGGATGTTGGCTACGGCGTCAGCGAAGGACTGAAGTCGAAAGCCCTGTCATTGGAAAAGGCGAGGAAGGAGGCAGTCACTGATGGCATGAAGAGAGCGCTGAA ATGTTTTGGTAATGCTCTTGGTAACTGCATCCTGGATAAAGAATACCTCCTAGCCATTAACAAGATCCCCAGACAG CCGCCACCTCCTCTAGATCCAGTCCAGACCAAGCGGACTGAGGGTGAGCCGTCAGTGGAGAAGGCCCGGTTTGGAAGTCTTCTACGAGAGGAAAGTCTTATATCTGCAGCGGGTCCTGTCAGGACACCACTGGAGCCCAGAGTCATCAACCAGAACCAGAATCATTCAGAAGATCACACTCCTAATGCTGCTGACCCTGTACCTGGCACAAAGAGTGAGAACATCAGTTCCACGGATCCCAAACAGCTGAGAAAACTtagacagcagcagcttcagcagaaGTTCAGGAGAGAAATGGAGGCcaagaagctgcagcagaagcAAGACCAAGCCAAATCCGAGGAGGCAGAGGTCACTATAGGACGAAGATCCAGTGGAG GGGTTCCTGTGTTTGATGCTGGTGGACATGAACTCACGAAGCCCAACGGAAGCAGAGACGTGTATTTAGCAG atgacCCTGAACTCTGGGATTTCACTCTGCATGGGATTGAGGATCTGGATGCTCCTGCAGCTGGCCCTCCACCCAGAGAACTCAGGCCCAGCACGCCACAGCATCACCCAATGCAGACACGCAGTAAGACTCCTCAGAGAACCGCGGACAGACCTCCAGAGGCTGCGCCATACAGCAGAGGACAGGACCAGGCTCAGTTCAGACCTCAGCAGCAGAGCCATTATCAGGGCAGACCAG GTGAAGCCTCAAGTCCGTACAGGCAAGGACAATACATGAAAAAACGCAGACTGGACACCTGA
- the tmem60 gene encoding transmembrane protein 60 yields MKMSLAQRVLLSWIFTLIFLILLVLKLDSRIHWNWFLIFLPVWTFDTILILMLIVKMAGRCKPDFDPREGEQSVKKRLWYLTALLLKLAFCLTLCSRLQGHTKVWISVVCIPLWVLLGGALMELGYSVFHYRRD; encoded by the coding sequence ATGAAGATGTCCCTGGCCCAGCGAGTGCTCCTCTCCTGGATATTTACCCTGATCTTCCTGATCTTGCTGGTCCTCAAGCTGGACTCCAGAATCCACTGGAACTGGTTTCTCATCTTCCTCCCTGTTTGGACCTTTGACACCATCCTTATCCTCATGCTGATAGTGAAGATGGCAGGCCGCTGCAAGCCGGACTTTGACCCCAGGGAGGGTGAGCAGAGCGTGAAGAAGAGGCTATGGTACCTGACAGCCCTGCTGCTGAAGCTGGCCTTCTGCCTGACTCTGTGCTCCCGCCTGCAGGGGCACACCAAAGTGTGGATCAGTGTGGTCTGCATCCCTCTGTGGGTGCTACTGGGTGGAGCGCTGATGGAGCTGGGCTATAGTGTTTTCCACTATAGGAGGGACTGA
- the rad52 gene encoding DNA repair protein RAD52 homolog isoform X1: protein MSGEERSGSTSRCFGQYTYTAEEYQAVQDALRQKLGPEYISTRVAGGGQKVCYIEGHRVISLANEMFGYNGWSHSISQQNVDFVDLINGKFYVGVSAFVKVQLKDGAFHEDVGYGVSEGLKSKALSLEKARKEAVTDGMKRALKCFGNALGNCILDKEYLLAINKIPRQPPPPLDPVQTKRTEGEPSVEKARFGSLLREESLISAAGPVRTPLEPRVINQNQNHSEDHTPNAADPVPGTKSENISSTDPKQLRKLRQQQLQQKFRREMEAKKLQQKQDQAKSEEAEVTIGRRSSGGVPVFDAGGHELTKPNGSRDVYLADDPELWDFTLHGIEDLDAPAAGPPPRELRPSTPQHHPMQTRSKTPQRTADRPPEAAPYSRGQDQAQFRPQQQSHYQGRPGEASSPYRQGQYMKKRRLDT, encoded by the exons ATGTCCGGTGAGGAGAGGAGCGGCTCTACGTCCAGGTGCTTCGGACAG TACACCTACACAGCTGAGGAGTACCAGGCGGTCCAAGACGCTCTGCGACAGAAGCTGGGACCCGAGTACATCAGCACCAGAGTGGCTGGAGGAGGACAGAAG GTATGCTATATCGAAGGCCATCGTGTCATCAGTTTGGCCAATGAAATGTTTGGATACAACGGGTGGTCTCACTCCATTTCCCAGCAGAATGTTG ATTTCGTAGACCTCATCAATGGGAAGTTTTATGTCGGCGTCAGTGCATTTGTTAAAGTGCAGCTCAAG GATGGGGCGTTTCATGAGGATGTTGGCTACGGCGTCAGCGAAGGACTGAAGTCGAAAGCCCTGTCATTGGAAAAGGCGAGGAAGGAGGCAGTCACTGATGGCATGAAGAGAGCGCTGAA ATGTTTTGGTAATGCTCTTGGTAACTGCATCCTGGATAAAGAATACCTCCTAGCCATTAACAAGATCCCCAGACAG CCGCCACCTCCTCTAGATCCAGTCCAGACCAAGCGGACTGAGGGTGAGCCGTCAGTGGAGAAGGCCCGGTTTGGAAGTCTTCTACGAGAGGAAAGTCTTATATCTGCAGCGGGTCCTGTCAGGACACCACTGGAGCCCAGAGTCATCAACCAGAACCAGAATCATTCAGAAGATCACACTCCTAATGCTGCTGACCCTGTACCTGGCACAAAGAGTGAGAACATCAGTTCCACGGATCCCAAACAGCTGAGAAAACTtagacagcagcagcttcagcagaaGTTCAGGAGAGAAATGGAGGCcaagaagctgcagcagaagcAAGACCAAGCCAAATCCGAGGAGGCAGAGGTCACTATAGGACGAAGATCCAGTGGAG GGGTTCCTGTGTTTGATGCTGGTGGACATGAACTCACGAAGCCCAACGGAAGCAGAGACGTGTATTTAGCAG atgacCCTGAACTCTGGGATTTCACTCTGCATGGGATTGAGGATCTGGATGCTCCTGCAGCTGGCCCTCCACCCAGAGAACTCAGGCCCAGCACGCCACAGCATCACCCAATGCAGACACGCAGTAAGACTCCTCAGAGAACCGCGGACAGACCTCCAGAGGCTGCGCCATACAGCAGAGGACAGGACCAGGCTCAGTTCAGACCTCAGCAGCAGAGCCATTATCAGGGCAGACCAG GTGAAGCCTCAAGTCCGTACAGGCAAGGACAATACATGAAAAAACGCAGACTGGACACCTGA
- the LOC115782072 gene encoding serine/threonine-protein kinase WNK1-like isoform X8, producing the protein MPLTVTPLIEDRKLSKSERQRFKEEAGMLKGLQHPNIVRFYDSWEGPSKGRKCIVLVTELMTSGTLKTYLKRFKVMKIKVLRSWCRQILKGLHFLHTRAPPIIHRDLKCDNIFITGPTGSVKIGDLGLATLKRASFAKSVIGTPEFMAPEMYEEKYDESVDVYAFGMCMLEMATSEYPYSECQNAAQIYRRVTSGVKPGSFDKVAIPEVKEIIEGCIRQNKDERYSIKDLLNHAFFQEDTGVRVELAEEDDGEMQAIKLWLRIEDVKKLKGKYKDNEAIEFSFDLIKDVPEDVAQEMVESGYVCEGDHKTIAKAIKDRVSLINHKRAQRKQVREDQEKRRLEEEQQSQPPQQPGQQSGVEVPQSQPVPQHVSYVPPQPNQHSSQMSAQPATQQSVQTTNYNTSQSQGVPYVPQSTGQIPVPEQSVAAIQPESEEPESDQQLQHTGAWDMGDRLAGSSVIPEAQPSQPGVSYSSPTSQMQSDQTQQQLAVGVQPEVVPVPNANQAVPVTPAQYGVYYQPSLPPQIPSQQVAMAPSSQSSVPQQQPESTSSPQSSAQSQAQTGAQHLQSWANDPSTPILSPPLNAEHLYFLYQASCLSVVQGPVSVPQSIPVEQPAGSVSLIPPSVDSCPSDAASGLSDGNDGSSTSGGRHEGRSLKRHQRRSVRSRSRHEKTAKAKLNVLSISNVGDRVAECQLETHNRKMVTFRFDLDGDNPEEIAQIMVQSEFILETERESFIEQVREVIEKADEKGEGMKEGFPQMSDLQQQPDLSVPMVPGISPSTTAQVVHSAGRRFIVSPVPESRLREQFFGGSSTNTSVGEEPATAPLASLGLSLSAPSATLQQAFSEMKQACLQKGKTFDIPCTEQESGTAQSTESVPSSNNILTSPESVASTTTATFPSLKSETSSPPPLAGRVSPPPASLPSQTVGSDSSPPPPQSSHETAPSQFPPAANNPPSSSSISPQSAQPSVPAVPGSQLSSTSISSNSTGTVPEQQPFNSAVTSSQPVNSSSHASQNTTQPPPPTSQSQVQQQPVESEGAEIQTKSTGIDDIHTLEQKLRSLFKDQSSASSASVDPSQNAGTSSPPTGTSSPPPGLAPATAPVPPSNLPLTSGAQSVLGPTSTPGQVVTVTGHAQTPPTKPRAQTLPGAFDQAPTPPSDLVPPFPGPNQPQQPLDNLEAQLRRALSPETVQGGNSVTLGRFQVSVATDYASSSVQDPSSVVSSSSLTSSSTTSSSSSSASSPSSPENTLHRSSPLPEGISEVNAVDGRSSVSAGPASQPTTIGRFQVSTSTSATSEPATGSKVGRFSVTVTPAPAEGSSPTHDCSMQNGPSSSTSDSHITHRHYSSGNDDDSETDDEALQKEISRLREKHMTEIQALQARQREEIEALFTRMGKTPPLSVFSPAVAMPGGRRRLKNKSHKSGRSSGQPSPVRSGQSHGSQSPPKQSSASATETSETAAEAFQSVTGSQQLMSSPSMPSLSNCSTGSSGTSSTNGSGHLQAECTSLSQATGLPPTASHTQKGKGTFTDDLHQLVDNWARDAISLSQCKRGPKTGAQAALGHDIIPPANMGRKFSAPGYLGPTHSSTTSTTATHLPNPTNPSASLGPRKGSLGPVAQGYGYASAPYSTSQWAGPTATCQISMLNPGQPLTQYQPSTTTSVTSLHQSYPVGTTSAPQKSVTPGGSNLRPT; encoded by the exons GCTGGGATGTTAAAGGGACTACAGCATCCCAACATTGTTCGCTTTTATGACTCCTGGGAAGGACCCTCCAAAGGCAGGAAGTGCATTGTGTTAGTCACAGAGCTCATGACTTCTGGCACTCTCAAAAC ATATCTGAAGCGGTTCAAGGTGATGAAAATTAAAGTGCTGCGGAGCTGGTGCCGACAAATCCTGAAGGGCCTCCACTTCCTTCACACTCGAGCTCCTCCAATCATCCATAGAGACCTTAAATGTGACAACATTTTCATCACAGGCCCCACAGGGTCTGTCAAGATTGGAGACCTGGGACTGGCCACACTCAAGCGTGCATCCTTTGCCAAGAGTGTTATAG GTACCCCTGAGTTCATGGCGCCTGAGATGTATGAGGAGAAGTACGACGAGTCAGTGGATGTGTATGCCTTTGGAATGTGCATGCTGGAGATGGCCACCTCAGAGTACCCTTACTCAGAGTGCCAGAATGCTGCACAGATCTACCGCAGAGTTACCAGC GGGGTGAAGCCAGGCAGCTTCGACAAGGTGGCCATTCCTGAAGTGAAGGAGATCATCGAGGGATGCATTCGTCAGAACAAGGATGAGAG GTACTCGATCAAGGACCTATTGAACCATGCCTTCTTCCAGGAGGATACAGGCGTGCGTGTGGAGCtggcagaagaggatgatggagaGATGCAAGCTATTAAGCTGTGGTTGAGAATTGAGGATGTTAAAAAACTCAAGGGAAAGTACAAAGACAATGAAGCCATTGAGTTTTCTTTTGACCTCATCAAAGATGTTCCAGAGGATGTGGCTCAGGAAATG GTTGAGTCGGGCTATGTGTGTGAAGGTGACCACAAGACCATTGCGAAGGCCATAAAGGACAGAGTTTCTCTAATCAATCACAAGAGGGCACAGCGGAAGCAG GTCAGAGAAGATCAGGAGAAGAGAAGGCTGGAAGAAGAACAGCAGTCACAGCCCCCACAGCAACCAGGCCAACAGTCTGGCGTGGAGGTGCCTCAGTCACAGCCGGTGCCACAGCATGTATCTTATGTCCCTCCACAACCTAACCAACACAGCTCACAGATGTCTGCCCAACCAGCAACTCAACAGAGTGTTCAGACCACTAACTACAACACTTCCCAATCACAGGGAGTCCCTTATGTTCCCCAGTCAACTGGGCAAATCCCAGTACCAGAACAGAGTGTAGCTGCCATTCAGCCAGAGTCCGAGGAGCCTGAGAGTGACCAACAGCTGCAGCACACTGGAG CTTGGGACATGGGAGACAGACTAGCAGGTTCCTCCGTTATTCCTGAGGCTCAGCCTTCTCAGCCTGGGGTATCCTACAGCTCTCCTACCAGTCAGATGCAGAGTGATCAAACGCAGCAGCAGCTGGCAGTG GGTGTTCAGCCGGAAGTTGTTCCTGTTCCAAATGCCAACCAGGCTGTCCCAGtgacacctgcacag TACGGAGTTTACTACCAACCATCGCTACCCCCTCAG ATTCCCTCCCAGCAAGTGGCAATGGCCCCATCTTCCCAGTCTTCTGTTCCCCAGCAGCAGCCAGAGAGCACCAGTTCTCCACAGAGTTCTGCACAATCACAGGCACAGACTGGAGCTCAGCATTTACAG TCTTGGGCCAATGATCCAAGTACTCCTATCCTGTCTCCACCACTCAACGCTGAGCACCTATACTTCCTCTATCAGGCCTCATGTCTCTCTGTTGTGCAG GGTCCTGTGAGTGTTCCTCAGTCCATACCAGTGGAGCAGCCAGCGGGATCTGTTTCCCTAATACCACCATCTGTGGATAG ttgCCCGTCAGATGCAGCTTCAGGTCTTAGTGATGGTAATGATGGAAGTTCTACATCGGGAGGCCGCCATGAGGGCCGCTCGCTGAAGCGGCACCAGCGGCGATCTGTACGCAGCCGCTCTCGCCATGAGAAGACTGCAAAGGCCAAGCTAAATGTTCTTAGT ATTTCCAATGTGGGAGACAGAGTAGCAGAGTGCCAGTTGGAAACTCACAACAGGAAGATGGTGACCTTCAGATTTGATCTTGATGGAGATAACCCAGAGGAGATTGCCCAGATTATG GTTCAAAGTGAGTTCATTTTGGAGACTGAAAGAGAATCATTCATTGAGCAGGTCCGTGAAGTCATAGAAAAGGCTGATGAGAAAGGAGAGGGCATGAAGGAAGGCTTTCCTCAG ATGAGTGACCTTCAACAACAGCCTGATTTGTCAGTTCCCATGGTACCAG GTATTTCTCCTAGCACTACAGCTCAGGTGGTGCATTCAGCAGGACGAAGGTTCATTGTCAGCCCAGTGCCAGAGTCTCGACTTAGAGAGCAGTTCTTTGGAGGATCTTCTACTAATACCTCTGTTGGAGAAGAGCCTGCCACAG ctccttTGGCATCATTGggcctttctctctctgctccatCAGCAACTCTCCAGCAGGCTTTCAGTGAAATGAAGCAGGCCTGTCTACAGAAGGGCAAAACATTTGATATCCCTTGTACTGAGCAAGAATCAGGCACTGCCCAATCCACTGAGTCTGTCCCAAGCTCTAACAATATCCTGACATCTCCAGAGTCTGTAGCTTCAACCACTACTGCCACATTTCCTTCTCTGAAATCTGAAACATCTTCACCACCTCCGTTAGCTGGGAGGGTTTcccctccaccagcatcacttCCGTCCCAAACTGTAGGGAGTGACTCCagtccaccaccaccacagtccTCCCATGAAACGGCCCCCTCACAGTTTCCACCAGCTGCTAACAACCCTccctcatcttcctccattTCTCCTCAGTCTGCACAGCCCTCTGTCCCTGCAGTACCTGGATCTCAGTTAAGCAGTACTTCGATCTCATCCAACAGTACTGGAACTGTTCCAGAGCAGCAGCCTTTTAATAGTGCTGTTACATCTTCTCAGCCAGTGAATTCATCCAGCCATGCATCACAGAATACAACCCAGCCCCCACCTCCCACCAGTCAAAGCCAAGTCCAACAGCAGCCAGTGGAGTCAGAAGGGGCTGAGATCCAGACCAAGTCCACTGGCATAGATGACATCCACACCCTTGAACAGAAGCTACGGTCCCTTTTTAAAGACCAGAGCTCTGCCTCCTCAGCATCAGTGGATCCCAGTCAGAATGCAGGGacctcctctcctcccactGGAACTTCTTCCCCTCCACCTGGACTTGCACCTGCCACTGCCCCTGTGCCCCCTTCTAATCTTCCCCTCACCTCTGGGGCACAGAGTGTTCTGGGCCCCACATCCACTCCAGGACAGGTTGTAACAGTGACTGGACATGCCCAAACCCCTCCTACTAAGCCCAGAGCACAG ACTTTGCCTGGGGCTTTTGACCAAGCTCCTACACCTCCATCAGACCTTGTGCCCCCATTTCCTGGACCAAATCAG CCACAGCAACCCCTGGATAATTTGGAAGCCCAGTTGAGGAGAGCTCTAAGTCCAGAGACAGTTCAGGGAGGAAACAGTGTCACTCTTGGACGTTTCCAA GTCTCTGTTGCTACTGACTATGCATCCAGCAGTGTTCAAGATCCATCCAGCgttgtttcctcttcttccctgACATCATCCTCGAcgacatcctcctcctcctcttctgcctCCTCCCCCTCCAGTCCAGAAAATACCCTCCACCGGTCATCTCCTCTGCCTGAAGGAATCAGTGAAGTTAATGCTGTGGATGGGAGGTCTTCTGTTTCTGCTGGTCCTGCCAGTCAGCCCACCACTATCGGGCGCTTCCAAGTATCCACAAGCACCAGTGCAACATCTGAGCCAGCCACTGGCTCTAAAGTGGGACGGTTTTCAGTCACAG TGACCCCTGCTCCAGCAGAaggctccagtccaacacatgACTGCAGTATGCAGAATGGACCATCATCCTCAACCTCTGATTCTCATATCACACATCGCCATTATAGTAGCGGGAATGATGATGACTCTGAGACTGATGATGAAGCTTTGCAAAAAGAAATCAGCCGTCTGAGGGAAAA ACATATGACGGAAATTCAGGCCTTGCAAGCTCGTCAGAGAGAGGAGATAGAGGCCTTGTTCACACGGATGGGAAAAActcctcctctttctgtgtTCTCCCCCGCTGTGGCCATGCCCGGAGGACGACGAAggctaaaaaacaaaagccaCAAATCTGGTCGCAGTAGCGGACAGCCCAGCCCTGTACGCTCAG GTCAGAGCCATGGTTCACAGTCCCCTCCAAAGCaaagttcagcctcagcaaCAGAGACCTCAGAAACTGCAGCAGAGGCATTTCAGTCAGTAACCGGGTCACAACAGCTCATGTCCTCTCCATCCATGCCAAGCCTCAGCAATTGCTCCACAG GATCAAGTGGGACCAGCTCTACAAATGGTTCAGGCCACTTGCAGGCTGAGTGTACTTCCCTGTCCCAGGCCACTGGGCTCCCTCCTACTGCCTCTCACACCCAGAAGGGCAAAGGCACCTTCACTGATGACCTGCACCAACTGGTGGATAACTGGGCCAGAGATGCCATCAGCCTCTCCCAGTGCAAGAGAGGTCCTAAAACTGGAGCACAGGCAGCTCTGGGACATGAT ATCATCCCTCCAGCCAACATGGGCCGTAAATTTTCAGCTCCAGGCTATCTTGGCCCAACACATTCCAGCACCACATCTACCACTGCCACTCACCTCCCCAACCCAACCAATCCCTCTGCCTCTTTGGGCCCTCGTAAAGGCTCTCTGGGTCCGGTTGCCCAGGGGTATGGATATGCTTCAGCCCCGTACAGTACTTCCCAGTGGGCAGGACCCACAGCTACATGCCAGATCAGCATGCTTAACCCGGGACAGCCGCTAACACAGTACCAGCCATCTACAACAACCTCAGTAACCTCTCTCCACCAAAGTTACCCAGTGGGAACTACATCAGCCCCCCAGAAATCAGTCACCCCTGGAGGGTCCAACCTGAGGCCTACGTAA